One window of the Triticum dicoccoides isolate Atlit2015 ecotype Zavitan chromosome 3B, WEW_v2.0, whole genome shotgun sequence genome contains the following:
- the LOC119280086 gene encoding B3 domain-containing protein Os03g0619600-like has product MEEQHSPDVSKMSNPCECCERKIKFIRKINGNFMHSLVLPDWFVSQLGGKIWRTIKLQAPDGIIYDVGVSENMNRIILKFGWAAFLDANEIEENYSLMFRYLGNALFEVTIFDSNGKEKALCSRYADNSSSSQDGVTQSSAGEGSDSGGSQKESLYCYKKSAKMPAVSYSSEEFSAEDNSVESDDQQMLSKYCVFSGRCYLTEAQKAKVLALVKKIRPEIPVLVVQMKKSNVEQSGTLVLCKDYARKHLPCEGTNIILQLPRKNKGWKCKFHIRPSGTSDAGRRNLSLGNFVPDNHIREGDICLFEPMTIVKEKRFTMTVHLLHKAGIDHSPSARTGVGSNHGRTSTKMAGAMEEPPTDGEEYSWEHEEHGVSDDSEGGSEPRFMLADKASLTRAQEKKVLEKVEEIESEVPLYVAIMSKSNVYRGGGGNTPTLHFGYQYTGRYLVQKSASGHHRGKSSQVSLVLHREGRSGSWPTKMQHSMQHTTHAMRILKGWTFFARDNRLREGDLCLFKLITNKEPLTMVIHIIRRKEC; this is encoded by the exons ATGGAGGAGCAGCACTCTCCT GACGTATCCAAGATGAGCAACCCTTGCGAATGCTGTGAgaggaagataaagttcatcagaaAAATAAATGGAAACTTTATGCATAGTTTG GTCTTACCAGACTGGTTTGTTAGTCAACTTGGGGGCAAAATCTGGAGAACCATCAAACTGCAAGCCCCTGATGGTATCATATATGATGTTGGAGTTAGTGAGAATATGAATAGAATTATCCTCAAGTTTGGGTGGGCAGCATTTCTTGATGCAAATGAAATCGAAGAAAACTATTCCTTGATGTTTCGGTACCTCGGTAATGCCCTCTTTGAGGTTACGATATTTGATTCCAATGGGAAGGAGAAAGCCTTGTGCAGTCGCTATGCTGATAATTCGAGCAGTTCTCAAGATGGCGTTACTCAGTCGTCAGCAGGGGAAGGTTCAGATTCAGGTGGAAGCCAGAAGGAAAGCTTGTACTGCTACAAAAAATCAGCAAAGATGCCTGCAGTATCTTATTCTTCTGAGGAATTCTCAG cagaAGACAATTCTGTGGAGTCGGATGATCAACAGATGCTTTCAAAATATTGTGTCTTCTCAGGGCGGTGCTATCTTACAGAAGCACAGAAGGCGAAAGTTCTTGCACTTGTAAAGAAAATTCGACCCGAAATCCCAGTGCTTGTTGTACAGATGAAGAAGAGCAACGTCGAGCAGAGTGGTACTCTG GTACTATGTAAAGATTACGCACGCAAGCACTTGCCATGCGAAGGAACAAATATCATACTCCAGCTGCCTCGAAAAAACAAGGGTTGGAAGTGCAAATTCCATATCAGGCCATCTGGAACGTCGGACGCTGGTCGCCGCAACCTTTCATTAGGGAACTTTGTCCCTGACAATCATATTAGAGAAGGCGATATCTGCCTCTTTGAACCAATGACAATTGTTAAGGAGAAAAGATTCACAATGACTGTCCATCTCCTTCACAAAGCGGGCATTGATCATTCCCCTAGTGCAAGAACTGGTGTTGGCTCAAATCATGGAAGGACAAGCACAAAGATGGCAGGTGCTATGGAGGAACCACCTACTGATG GTGAAGAGTATTCTTGGGAACATGAAGAGCATGGAGTCTCTGATGATTCTGAGGGAGGTTCCGAACCTCGCTTCATGCTGGCAGACAAAGCTTCCCTAACTCGAGCACAAGAGAAGAAAGTGTTGGAGAAAGTTGAGGAAATCGAGTCAGAAGTACCCTTGTATGTTGCTATCATGAGCAAGTCCAATGTCTATCGGGGTGGTGGCGGTAACACTCCCACCCTa CACTTTGGCTACCAATACACAGGCAGATATCTTGTTCAGAAGTCTGCTTCTGGCCATCATCGTGGAAAGAGTAGCCAGGTCAGTTTGGTGCTTCATAGGGAGGGGAGGAGTGGATCATGGCCTACCAAGATGCAACACAGCATGCAACACACAACTCATGCGATGAGGATTCTCAAAGGATGGACGTTTTTCGCCCGCGACAACCGCCTGCGGGAGGGTGACCTCTGTCTCTTCAAGCTGATAACGAATAAGGAGCCTCTGACTATGGTGATCCACATCATTCGCCGCAAGGAATGTTAG